Sequence from the Meleagris gallopavo isolate NT-WF06-2002-E0010 breed Aviagen turkey brand Nicholas breeding stock chromosome Z, Turkey_5.1, whole genome shotgun sequence genome:
TCACCTTCCTTGACCTCCTGGCCACACCTGAggatgcaccccaggataccattggccttggctataaggacacactgctggcttatggccaacctgttgtccaccagaacacaccagcatttctctgcagagctcctttccagcaggtaaGTCTCTACCTAAGCTGTGCTGATGTATATAATTATTACTCCctaggtgcaagactctacacttgctcttgttaaatctcatCCGATTCCTCCCTGCCAAattctccagtctgtccaggtcttaTTGAATGGTAGCATAGctttcaggtgtgtcagccacacCTACCAGctctgtatcatcagcaaacttgctgaaggtgggctctatcccttcatccaggtaattgatgaagatgttaagaCATGGCACCAACCCCCACAGAACACAGCTAGCTATAGACCTCCCACCTGATTCTGTGCCACTGATGAGCTCTGCCAATCAACCAGTTCTCAAACCACCTCATCATCCTCTTCTTTATAACCATATGCAGCGCTATGGGCTTGgagctgagtggctggatgactgtgaagaggaaagggacatGGGAGTATTGGTTGAcactcggctgaacatgagctgactGTGGCCCAGGTGGCCAAtagggccaatggcatcttggcctgcattagaaatagtgtggccagcaggagcagggaggtgatcaNNNNNNNNNNNNNNNNNNNNNNNNNNNNNNNNNNNNNNNNNNNNNNNNNNNNNNNNNNNNNNNNNNNNNNNNNNNNNNNNNNNNNNNNNNNNNNNNNNNNGGAGTGGGGGTGGGTGGTGGGAGAGGGATGCGGGCTTCCTGGGCAGGGCTGTGAGCTCTGCGGGAGTGTCACAGGCGTAGCGTATTGAGTATTGCTATTGATCTCATCGCTGCTGTCCCGTACAGTGTGAGCAGGTTTGGATTTGTCTTGCTGTATTGCTGTGTTGCTGGGTTTAAAATACAAGTGTGTCATCTCTGTTTGCCTCTGctcctttgttctgtttcagacCTAAACCCTGAAGTTAACTATTACTGGCATCATGGTGAGGAAGTTGTTGTTCATGGACATCGAAAAGGTAGAGTTGATCCTGTGCGATTTCAGATAGATGATAAGCCTCACCTCCAGATCCGTGTACCAAAGCAGCTTCCAGAGGTATGACTATTTTCAACAGCTAGTTAATaacatgtattttcatttacatttctgttgCTGAAGCTGTGCAGTAGTATGTGGTGCAGCACGTGCAAGACCTGGTTAATCAATTACATAGTATATTTGTGTCTTACCACTCTTATGGCTTGCAGTGTAAGAAAATGCTGTGTAGCTATTGAGAAAGCCTTCTGAGCTTAATATTGGTCATACTGTGCTTTAAATACGTTGTTACCATTAGCTAATTGTTTTTAAGTTTTATGGTTGTGTCAATAAGTGGAGTCAGAAATAAGGAATGTGAGGTTGAAGGTCATTTTATCAGTGGAGGAGAATAAATAAGatgatgagaaaaatgaaaattaaagaatGAGAGTATGTATCTAGTATCAGAGCTTAACAGTTGATTTTTGAAATTCTGAATGTTATGGAAGGTGATTCAGTATTTTGACACTTTTCCTTTATGTTCACAGAGTGCTAATTATGTAGCGTGTAAGGATCAATTACTCTCTTTCCATCACACTTAAAACTGTGCTCCGCTTTCTGTTAATTATTTGTAAAATTCTTTGCCTACATAATTGCACAGTTTGCTTAGGTATTACTGTCAAATGTGTGTATTGAAACAGTTTTTAGACAAGTATTTGTGCCAGAACTGGTACAAATGTGTGATGCAAGAAGTCCCTGCTGCTTGCCATAGTACCTGCATTTGTGGTTGATTACTGCTTGTACTGTCAGTGCAGCCAAGTCCCACTACTGCTAATAAATGGAATCAGTTAAATGCTGTAATTCTGACAAGATTTTCTGAGAATAAACTCATTAATAAATGGTAGGAACACACAAGCTTGTGTGTGGCTTCAGCAGTTACAGTGATTACATCattagtttttaaatattaatggaTATGTTCTGTGATACAGTGTTATGCATGGACACCTATGCTTTTTAATTTACCAAGCACCCCTTGAAATGTTTCATAACATTTCACACAGCAATAAGTTCACTCTTCTGCTTCGAGTTAGTTTGACTCCTGCTAGAACTACTTTTGTATATATTGTTAGTGCTATTTCACACAAGAGTGTTAGAATTCTACAGAAAATTCAGATATGAATATAACATGAATGTACTAGCACTTGCTTTAAGACATGAAGTTCtgttgtaaaaatattttcaataagTTATATATAGTGTCTGTCAGCAGGAATTTCACCTTGTTCTTGACCAGAAAACTCTATTCTTCCTGATATCAGAAACATGGGTTATATAatagctgttttcttttgttttcttcaagattGTGCCACTGGAGTCAGATCTTGGAGATGTTCCTGTTATTGATCACAAACCATCCAAACTGCCATTGTTCAAAAAACAGTATGAAAACAAGGTATTTATAGGTAAGAGTTCTTGGTCATGAAACattagctgttttttttctatgtaaaaaaaaaacaacaacaatctCTCTCAAAAACATTCCACCTGACCTTTTACCTTTCAGCAGAGAGAGCtatctatttatatatttatattataatgTATGACAATACgtattattatataatattataataaaaTCTCAATAGATAGATCCATATCAGTTATGTAATGAGGAATAGCGTCCTCTTGTACatattgtattttgtttcaggaTTTGTTTAAAGGAGTTGAGTTGAATAGAAATTCATCAGAGTAACTTGCTTTGTACTGGTGCATATCCTTCAGAGATATTTTATTATGTGAACTTCTGCAATTGGGCAAGCACTCAGTTCTCACACTAAAGGAAGGATCTCAACATTTGTGTAAATTTATGGTagaggttttcattttctgaggtTTGGGCTTTGATAGTAAAGAATTGtggattgtttgtttgtttgctttggattATAAAGAACATTCTGTTACTCagttgtaatttctttttcttttggtggaCACAGGATCAAAGGTAGCAGATCCATGCTGCTATGGCCACACCCAGTTTCATCTTATTCCTGATAAACTGAATAGGCAGAGGTTTAAAGTAGCAAATCTTGAGGATCAGATTGAAGTTGTTTATCGAGCTAATGGTATTGCAAGTCTCTTTGCTTGGACAGCAGCACAAGCAATGTATCAAGGTAAGACAATCACTGTGGGATTTCATTCCTAtttgtgtaaaaacaaacagaaaaagcatcTGGGAATACA
This genomic interval carries:
- the MRPS30 gene encoding 39S ribosomal protein S30, mitochondrial, which codes for MGELLESSPTEQNLRVLVDEKLNKCLLAAKKASALRECHRRSVLSIAIDLIAAVPYSVSRFGFVLLYCCVAGFKIQVCHLCLPLLLCSVSDLNPEVNYYWHHGEEVVVHGHRKGRVDPVRFQIDDKPHLQIRVPKQLPEIVPLESDLGDVPVIDHKPSKLPLFKKQYENKVFIGSKVADPCCYGHTQFHLIPDKLNRQRFKVANLEDQIEVVYRANGIASLFAWTAAQAMYQGKTITVGFHSYLCKNKQKKHLGIHG